Proteins encoded together in one Tenuifilum sp. 4138str window:
- a CDS encoding adenosylcobalamin-dependent ribonucleoside-diphosphate reductase gives MSKDISLMEQQAKQKVKTYTFEEAYEASIKYFKGDEMAAKVWVSKYALKDSFGTIYELTPDDMHWRLAREIARIERKYPNPMSEEEVYHLLKDFKYIVPQGGPMTGIGNKFQIASLSNCFVIGNNNADSYGGIMKVDEEQVQLMKRRGGVGHDLSHIRPKGSPVLNSALTSTGVVPFMERYSNSTREVAQDGRRGALMLSISIKHPDAEKFIDAKMEQGKITGANVSVKIDDEFMRAAIEGKPYVQQYPIDSSNPKFRQEINASELWKKIVHNAWKSAEPGILFWDTIIRESVPDCYADLGYKTVSTNPCGEIPLCPYDSCRLLALNLYSYVDNPFSPQATFNFELFKKHVHAAQRMMDDIIDLELEKIDAILEKIANDPEDDEIKSVERNLWLKIRRKTIEGRRTGIGITAEGDMLAALNLRYGSDDAIDFAVEVHKSLAVEAYRSSVYTAKERGAFPIFNAQREKDNPFINRIKAEDEELYKEMTTYGRRNIALLTIAPTGTTSLMTQTTSGIEPVFMPYYKRRRKVNPNDKNVKVSFVDKVGDSWEEFNVFHHKFLVWMEVNGYNPEEVKNYTDEQLSELVQKSPYYKATSNDVDWLSKVRMQGMIQKWVDHSISVTVNLPEDITEEMVAKVYQTAWESGCKGCTVYREGSRDGVLVTNKKEKEQATSSAFPSKRPPVLECDVIRFKNSHEDWVAFVGLYDGRPYEIFTGRTEDDVLPIPKAVTKGRIIKIKDENGSRYDFQYVDKYGYTNTIGGLSHMFNKEYWNYAKLISGVLRNGMPIPDVVNLVSSLRLDNESINSWIAGVERSLRRYIPDGTKAKPGKKCPECGSESLIYQEGCLTCKNCGHSKCG, from the coding sequence ATGAGTAAAGACATTTCCCTGATGGAACAACAAGCAAAGCAAAAGGTAAAGACTTACACCTTTGAGGAGGCCTATGAGGCAAGCATTAAGTATTTCAAAGGCGACGAGATGGCCGCAAAGGTTTGGGTGAGCAAGTACGCCCTTAAGGACTCGTTCGGAACAATTTATGAGTTAACCCCCGATGATATGCATTGGCGGCTGGCTCGCGAAATTGCACGCATTGAGCGGAAGTACCCAAACCCCATGAGCGAAGAGGAGGTTTACCACTTGCTTAAGGATTTTAAGTACATAGTTCCCCAGGGTGGGCCAATGACAGGTATTGGAAACAAGTTTCAGATTGCATCGCTATCAAACTGTTTTGTAATTGGTAATAACAATGCCGACTCGTACGGTGGAATAATGAAGGTTGACGAGGAGCAGGTTCAACTCATGAAGCGCCGTGGCGGCGTGGGACACGACCTTTCCCATATTCGCCCCAAGGGCAGTCCGGTGCTTAATAGTGCACTTACATCAACCGGAGTAGTTCCTTTTATGGAACGTTACTCCAACTCAACCCGCGAGGTGGCTCAGGACGGTCGCCGTGGCGCACTTATGCTGTCAATCTCCATCAAGCATCCCGATGCCGAAAAGTTTATTGATGCCAAAATGGAGCAGGGAAAGATAACTGGTGCCAATGTTTCAGTAAAGATTGACGATGAGTTCATGCGCGCGGCCATTGAGGGGAAACCTTACGTGCAGCAATATCCAATTGACTCATCAAATCCAAAATTCCGTCAGGAAATTAATGCTAGCGAGCTTTGGAAAAAGATTGTACACAACGCTTGGAAATCGGCTGAGCCCGGTATACTTTTCTGGGATACCATTATCAGGGAATCGGTTCCCGATTGCTATGCCGATTTGGGCTACAAAACCGTATCGACCAATCCATGCGGTGAGATTCCCCTTTGCCCCTACGATAGTTGCCGCCTACTGGCGCTCAACCTCTACAGCTATGTTGATAATCCATTCTCCCCCCAGGCAACTTTCAACTTCGAACTTTTCAAGAAGCATGTGCATGCAGCCCAGCGCATGATGGACGATATAATCGACCTTGAGCTCGAAAAAATTGATGCTATACTTGAAAAGATAGCCAATGACCCTGAGGATGATGAAATTAAATCGGTTGAGCGGAACCTATGGCTAAAGATCCGCAGGAAAACCATTGAGGGACGAAGAACTGGCATTGGTATAACCGCTGAGGGCGATATGTTGGCCGCTTTAAACTTACGCTATGGCTCTGACGATGCAATCGATTTTGCGGTTGAGGTTCACAAATCGCTAGCGGTGGAAGCATATCGTTCATCGGTTTACACCGCAAAGGAACGTGGTGCATTCCCAATTTTCAATGCACAGCGCGAGAAGGATAATCCATTCATTAATCGCATTAAAGCGGAAGATGAGGAATTATACAAGGAGATGACTACTTATGGACGTAGAAACATTGCCTTGCTAACCATTGCTCCTACTGGAACCACAAGCCTTATGACTCAAACCACATCGGGAATTGAGCCTGTTTTTATGCCCTACTATAAGCGTCGCCGTAAGGTTAACCCCAACGATAAGAATGTTAAGGTGTCGTTTGTTGATAAGGTAGGCGATTCATGGGAGGAGTTTAATGTATTCCACCATAAATTCCTGGTTTGGATGGAAGTGAATGGATACAACCCCGAAGAGGTAAAGAATTACACCGACGAGCAACTAAGCGAACTGGTTCAGAAATCGCCCTACTATAAAGCAACATCCAACGATGTTGACTGGCTTAGCAAGGTTCGTATGCAAGGGATGATTCAAAAGTGGGTTGACCACTCCATTAGCGTTACAGTTAATCTCCCCGAAGATATTACCGAGGAGATGGTTGCAAAGGTTTACCAAACAGCTTGGGAGAGCGGATGCAAAGGGTGCACTGTTTACCGCGAGGGATCACGCGATGGGGTTCTGGTTACCAACAAAAAGGAAAAGGAACAAGCTACATCATCGGCATTCCCAAGCAAGCGTCCGCCAGTACTGGAGTGCGATGTTATCAGGTTTAAAAATAGCCATGAGGATTGGGTTGCATTCGTGGGACTTTACGATGGCCGTCCGTATGAGATTTTTACTGGTAGAACCGAGGATGATGTGCTGCCTATCCCCAAAGCAGTTACAAAGGGTAGGATTATCAAGATAAAGGATGAAAATGGTAGCCGCTACGATTTCCAGTATGTTGATAAGTATGGCTATACTAATACCATTGGTGGTCTTTCGCACATGTTCAACAAGGAGTACTGGAACTATGCCAAGCTAATATCGGGCGTACTCCGAAACGGAATGCCCATACCCGATGTGGTTAACCTGGTTTCATCGTTAAGGCTCGATAACGAAAGTATTAACTCATGGATTGCTGGTGTTGAACGTTCCTTGCGCCGTTATATACCCGATGGAACAAAGGCAAAACCCGGCAAGAAGTGTCCGGAGTGTGGTTCAGAGTCGCTGATTTACCAGGAGGGTTGTTTGACATGTAAGAACTGTGGACACTCAAAATGCGGATAG
- a CDS encoding prolyl-tRNA synthetase associated domain-containing protein produces MEYRGDPLVYQTLNELNIPFEYYEHPEAPTVEIASKYWEGINSSHCKNLFFRNHKGNRHYLVILEHRKMLNIHQLEKLLKQGKLTFASSERMKRYLGLTPGSVSPFGLLHDTSRHVHLFIDSELKNTQRLSFHPNLNTASLVIPTIDFFRYLNWVGNTYEFIDYVNEL; encoded by the coding sequence ATGGAGTACCGTGGCGACCCCTTGGTTTACCAAACGCTAAACGAATTAAATATACCGTTTGAATACTACGAGCATCCTGAGGCTCCCACTGTTGAAATTGCCTCTAAATACTGGGAAGGGATAAACTCATCGCACTGCAAAAATCTCTTTTTCAGGAACCACAAAGGGAACAGGCACTACCTGGTAATTCTGGAACACCGTAAGATGCTGAACATTCATCAGCTCGAAAAACTACTAAAACAGGGCAAGTTAACGTTTGCCTCGTCCGAGCGTATGAAACGCTACCTGGGGTTAACGCCAGGTTCGGTATCGCCTTTCGGATTACTTCACGACACCTCTCGCCATGTGCATCTGTTTATCGACAGTGAACTAAAAAACACCCAACGACTTAGCTTTCACCCAAACCTGAATACTGCATCGCTGGTAATTCCAACCATCGATTTTTTCAGGTATCTCAACTGGGTTGGAAATACGTATGAGTTTATTGATTACGTAAATGAGCTGTAG
- a CDS encoding plasmid pRiA4b ORF-3 family protein → MIDVKLSIVNSKPEIFRIIRVDENINLQLFHEVIQAAFEWSNIHSHFYNADKSILKNEEEILLGNALNKWESLIYVYDLADFWTILISLLATNSGELSKKPVCLQGQGKSPPEDSGGIINYCEVLELLAKHNKGDRQYPLIADWLGENYNPNEFNCEQVNLNFKNLVL, encoded by the coding sequence ATGATTGACGTAAAGTTAAGCATAGTAAACTCAAAGCCCGAGATATTCAGAATTATTAGGGTTGATGAAAATATCAACCTACAACTATTTCATGAGGTAATACAAGCAGCCTTTGAGTGGAGTAATATACACTCACATTTTTACAATGCCGATAAGTCAATACTCAAGAATGAGGAAGAGATTTTGTTGGGTAATGCATTGAACAAATGGGAGAGCCTTATCTATGTTTATGATCTGGCCGATTTTTGGACAATATTAATTTCGCTTCTTGCTACAAATTCAGGTGAGCTAAGCAAAAAACCCGTTTGCCTTCAAGGGCAAGGCAAATCGCCACCCGAGGATTCTGGGGGTATAATTAATTACTGTGAAGTACTTGAACTCCTTGCAAAGCATAATAAGGGCGATAGACAATACCCTCTAATTGCCGACTGGCTTGGAGAAAATTACAACCCTAACGAGTTCAATTGCGAACAGGTAAACCTTAACTTTAAAAATCTAGTACTTTAG
- a CDS encoding glycosyltransferase family 2 protein: MKISVVLPCYNEEGNIKLLYNELRRVLTNKYEFEIIFVDDGSVDGTLSTIKEIAMDDRKVKGISLSRNFGHQSAIIAGMNSASGDYIITMDADMQHPPTLIPTLINKANEGYDIVLTIRKSTVDAKFIKRITSHLFYRFFNYLSDIPLKEGSADFRLMTRNAANVFLGLPEKVRFNRGLINWMGFKTAFVEYHSPRRISGKSKYTFIRMIKFAIAGILSFSSKPLKIPFILGILSFIFGLGYSMYVLVQFINGMTIPGWASTIILILMLGGAQMLSLGIVGLYIARIFEETKQRPIYIIKERINIE, encoded by the coding sequence ATGAAAATAAGTGTAGTGCTGCCTTGTTATAACGAGGAAGGTAATATAAAACTATTATATAATGAATTGAGGCGCGTACTTACAAATAAGTATGAGTTTGAAATCATTTTTGTTGATGATGGGAGTGTGGATGGCACTCTTTCAACAATTAAAGAAATTGCAATGGATGATAGAAAGGTAAAAGGTATATCTCTTTCAAGAAACTTTGGGCACCAATCTGCAATTATTGCTGGAATGAATAGTGCATCGGGCGATTATATAATTACTATGGATGCAGATATGCAGCACCCGCCAACTTTAATCCCAACATTAATTAACAAAGCAAATGAAGGTTATGATATTGTACTTACAATTAGAAAAAGTACTGTTGATGCAAAATTTATTAAAAGAATAACATCGCATTTATTCTATCGTTTTTTTAATTATCTGTCTGATATTCCATTAAAAGAAGGGAGTGCCGATTTTCGCTTGATGACACGAAATGCCGCCAATGTTTTCTTAGGTTTGCCTGAAAAAGTACGTTTTAATCGGGGTTTAATCAATTGGATGGGTTTTAAAACAGCTTTTGTTGAGTATCATTCACCCAGGCGCATTTCTGGAAAATCTAAATATACATTTATTCGGATGATAAAGTTTGCAATTGCTGGTATACTTTCTTTCTCATCTAAACCTTTAAAAATACCCTTTATATTAGGGATTTTATCATTCATTTTTGGATTGGGTTACTCAATGTATGTTTTAGTTCAATTTATTAATGGCATGACTATACCAGGATGGGCTTCTACTATAATTCTTATACTCATGCTAGGTGGCGCTCAGATGTTAAGTCTTGGAATAGTTGGGCTTTACATAGCAAGAATATTTGAAGAAACCAAGCAACGTCCTATTTATATCATTAAAGAGAGAATTAACATTGAATGA
- the galK gene encoding galactokinase, whose product MVERIVSTFKDRFGSDPLVFRAPGRVNLIGEHTDYNNGFVMPAAINRYAYFAIKPNGLGLYRFHAADFRRDYTTPVYKIEPSNTHWANYLLGVIAQMVAEGKDIPGFDCVFGGDVPIGAGMSSSAAIESGLAFALNHIYGLGFTRMQLAQIAQRAEHEYAGVKCGIMDQFASLHGKQNHVLQLDCRSLEFEPFELNMDNHSIILVNTGVKHSLASSEYNKRRQECQAGVDILKKYNNSIQSLRDVTINDLNNHKREFSSKVWERCLYVVEENQRVVNAGRALTQKDFESFGKLMYQSHYGLRDMYEVSCPELDKLVELTEKLDYVVGSRMMGGGFGGCTINVVENSHIDEFTKCVKENYKTPDGKIPQIITCVISNGAELLVY is encoded by the coding sequence ATGGTAGAAAGGATTGTTTCAACTTTTAAGGATCGTTTTGGCTCCGATCCCTTAGTTTTTAGAGCTCCCGGCAGGGTGAATCTGATAGGCGAACACACCGACTACAATAATGGTTTTGTGATGCCTGCGGCCATAAACCGTTACGCATACTTTGCCATAAAACCAAATGGACTTGGCTTATACAGGTTCCACGCTGCCGATTTTAGGCGCGATTACACAACCCCCGTTTACAAGATTGAGCCATCAAATACGCACTGGGCAAACTACCTTTTAGGAGTAATTGCCCAAATGGTAGCCGAGGGTAAAGATATCCCAGGTTTTGACTGTGTTTTTGGTGGCGATGTTCCAATTGGAGCGGGAATGTCATCGTCAGCAGCAATTGAGAGCGGATTGGCCTTTGCGCTGAACCATATCTATGGGCTTGGTTTTACGCGCATGCAACTTGCCCAAATAGCCCAAAGGGCTGAGCATGAGTATGCCGGGGTAAAATGCGGTATAATGGATCAGTTTGCATCGCTGCATGGCAAGCAAAACCATGTACTTCAGCTCGACTGCCGTAGCCTTGAGTTTGAGCCCTTTGAACTCAATATGGATAACCATTCCATCATTTTGGTTAATACCGGGGTAAAGCACTCGCTAGCTTCGTCGGAGTACAATAAACGGAGGCAGGAGTGCCAAGCCGGAGTCGATATCCTTAAAAAGTACAATAATTCAATACAATCGCTACGCGATGTAACAATCAATGATTTAAACAACCATAAAAGAGAGTTTAGCAGTAAGGTGTGGGAAAGATGTTTGTATGTGGTTGAGGAAAATCAACGCGTGGTTAATGCTGGTAGAGCACTAACCCAAAAGGACTTTGAATCGTTCGGAAAGTTAATGTACCAGTCGCATTACGGGCTCCGTGACATGTATGAGGTTAGCTGTCCAGAGCTTGACAAGCTCGTTGAGTTAACTGAAAAACTCGATTATGTGGTTGGCTCACGAATGATGGGAGGGGGTTTTGGGGGTTGCACAATAAATGTGGTTGAAAACTCCCATATTGATGAGTTTACAAAATGTGTAAAAGAAAACTACAAAACACCCGATGGTAAAATTCCTCAGATTATTACCTGTGTGATTAGTAACGGAGCAGAGCTTTTGGTATACTAA
- a CDS encoding glycoside hydrolase family 97 protein, translating into MKRISILTALIFTTKLMFGQSYTLKSPNGILVANIDLKDRLTYSLSCNGNAIVEPSGIAMRTSAFAESDFFGEHTATFNSKNQAVKLLWGTTKEIDENFNQLKLNYSNGLSVEFRCYNEGFAWRVVSAFDREVIVYNETSEFNIPYSSTVYFPEVKGFLTPFEVNYLPKSMQTIADGTLGLTPFMYKTPSGELVVISESNLFEYPGMFIRKDAGNSVKAVFPLYPKKEKQELPGRLHLVKWPQISRMVVKKTENYIAKSNGNRSYPWRVVMVAQNDAEILQNSLVYLLADEPKMDFGWVKPGKVVWDWYHNWNLQGVEFKPGINTQTYKYMVDFAANNGIEYINIDDGWAKLWNFKKVNPNLDLKEIIDYANSKGVKVFIWAMWNTIEKDFTANLDMFSQLGVAGIKVDFFDRADQRIVDFVNKLADECAKRNLLLNLHGMYKPTGINRTFPNIVNIEGVLGLEYNKFSDKCTPVHNLTIPFVRNVVGPMDYTPGSMRHVTPEQFVKSWENPHSMTNRAQQMAMYIVYHGGVQMLADSPTLYQKDSIALNFLSGVPVTWEKTIALEGKVGESIAVARKHGDKWYIGCMTANHEHDFNLNLNLLDDREYKMTIIAEGNSDDELVLSSKRIGKNDKQSFKVKPRSGLVIILE; encoded by the coding sequence ATGAAAAGAATATCAATACTAACAGCTCTGATATTTACTACAAAATTGATGTTTGGGCAAAGTTACACCTTAAAATCGCCCAATGGCATTTTAGTGGCAAATATCGATTTAAAGGATAGGTTAACCTACTCGCTATCCTGTAATGGCAATGCAATTGTTGAACCCTCGGGCATAGCAATGAGAACAAGTGCTTTTGCTGAGAGCGATTTTTTTGGGGAGCATACCGCAACATTCAATAGCAAAAACCAAGCTGTGAAATTACTTTGGGGAACTACAAAGGAGATTGATGAAAATTTCAACCAGCTAAAGCTGAATTATAGTAATGGCCTTTCGGTTGAGTTCCGTTGCTATAACGAGGGTTTTGCATGGCGTGTTGTTTCAGCTTTTGACAGGGAGGTTATAGTTTATAATGAAACAAGTGAATTCAACATTCCATACAGTTCAACTGTTTACTTCCCCGAGGTGAAGGGTTTCCTTACCCCATTTGAGGTTAATTACTTGCCAAAATCGATGCAAACCATAGCCGATGGCACTCTAGGTTTAACCCCCTTCATGTATAAAACACCAAGCGGCGAACTGGTTGTGATATCGGAATCGAATCTCTTCGAATATCCGGGCATGTTCATCCGCAAGGATGCAGGGAACTCAGTAAAAGCGGTATTCCCTCTTTATCCTAAGAAGGAAAAACAGGAATTGCCAGGCAGACTTCATCTGGTCAAGTGGCCTCAAATTTCAAGGATGGTGGTAAAGAAAACCGAAAACTATATTGCCAAAAGTAATGGTAATCGTTCATACCCCTGGCGTGTGGTAATGGTGGCACAAAACGATGCCGAAATTCTACAAAATAGTTTGGTTTACCTGTTGGCCGATGAGCCCAAAATGGACTTTGGTTGGGTAAAACCAGGTAAGGTGGTTTGGGACTGGTACCATAACTGGAACCTACAAGGCGTTGAATTTAAACCGGGGATAAATACCCAGACCTACAAGTATATGGTTGACTTTGCCGCCAATAACGGCATTGAGTACATCAATATTGACGATGGGTGGGCTAAGCTTTGGAATTTTAAAAAGGTTAACCCAAACCTAGACCTCAAGGAGATAATTGACTATGCCAACAGTAAGGGTGTTAAGGTATTTATTTGGGCAATGTGGAACACCATTGAAAAAGACTTTACGGCTAACCTCGACATGTTTAGCCAATTGGGAGTAGCGGGAATCAAGGTCGACTTTTTCGACCGCGCTGACCAGCGAATAGTTGATTTTGTGAATAAGTTAGCCGATGAATGTGCCAAGCGCAACCTTTTACTAAACCTACACGGTATGTATAAGCCTACTGGAATAAATCGCACTTTCCCAAACATTGTTAATATTGAGGGAGTGCTTGGGCTTGAGTACAACAAATTTTCCGACAAGTGCACACCGGTTCATAACCTCACCATTCCTTTCGTAAGGAACGTGGTTGGCCCCATGGATTACACACCCGGCTCAATGCGACATGTAACCCCTGAACAATTCGTAAAATCATGGGAGAACCCCCACTCCATGACTAACAGGGCCCAGCAAATGGCAATGTATATAGTTTACCACGGCGGGGTTCAAATGCTAGCCGACTCGCCAACGCTCTACCAAAAAGATAGCATTGCTCTGAACTTTTTATCAGGAGTTCCCGTTACATGGGAAAAAACCATTGCCCTTGAAGGCAAAGTTGGCGAAAGCATTGCAGTTGCCCGTAAACATGGCGATAAGTGGTATATTGGATGTATGACTGCAAACCATGAGCATGACTTTAACTTAAACCTCAACCTCCTCGATGACAGGGAGTATAAAATGACAATTATTGCTGAAGGTAATTCCGATGACGAATTAGTACTAAGCTCAAAACGTATTGGTAAAAACGATAAACAAAGCTTTAAGGTAAAACCCCGTAGTGGATTGGTAATAATTCTAGAGTAA
- a CDS encoding glycoside hydrolase family 2 TIM barrel-domain containing protein translates to MMRKALFIILCVCSTMLQAQNWQDPKVFAINRLPSHTLLVPFPEKPSSISYIFNSEFVQSLNGDWKFMLINNPLNTPENFSNVEFPDSEWSTIPVPSNWQAKGYGTPIYSNQIHPFPANPPFVPNEGNETGLYRHTFRIPENWNGSRVIIHFAGVQSAIDLWINGHYVGYSQGSMTPAEFDITPYITAGQNLLAARVINWSDGSYLEDQDFWRLGGIFRDVFVYAHPQNALWDIEVNTSFSKSYTEAILSVSGVLTNTTSQLPNISLSLFDSNGIAVFEKTVQPKMSSGIATFKVDEIVKNPQLWSAETPKLYQLIVEIEGRYYQQLVGFRDVKVENGQLLVNGQPIKIKGVNRHEFDPYNARTVSYELMEKDVVLMKQNNFNAVRTAHYPHHPYFYELCDRYGLYVMDEANVESHYLWQYRNQSPVLYPEWKDAIVDRGVSMVMRDRNHPSVIIWSLGNESGDGPNMVAMADTIRKIDAAKRPIHYESKALKRPLSFDGVGAFEKLRRMLSALQWSKALTEYDFNAGMYPTLDRLKEMAKLDKKERPILICEYSHAMGNSNGHFKEYWDLFESHPRMVGGYIWDWTDQGLIKHTPNGKPFFAYGGDFGDKPNDKDFCLNGVTFPDRSLKPAMAEIKKVQQYIKFTGIDFERKTVNLKNTYAFLNLKSFNLTWSISEDGITVQKGELPLPDVKPNGEGSVTIPYMLPQINPGKRYHLNLSVQLANDEPWAKKGFEVAIYQYEMPWLVQKPTTIAATSGNLNVTENADTWTVSGEAFSIEFDKTTGTISQWKSNGEMVAQNGPRVNLWRAPTSNDIGTEFNPDPRFWFHGKLWQKYGLDNLIIKKSKVTISRTGKGVVVLTRQTLEGNKSRFNAVITHVINPDGVVDINYKLTCSKKFNLPRVGLMLELPKEFSQVEWLGRGPQENYRDRSYAAHWGLYRKTIDSMVTPYIKPQENGNRYDVDRVSILNPNGTSGIEVTGKSFCFSIHPYSLETLTKATHTPDLVESPVNHLYIDLAQNALGSESFFYNYLQEYVLKGKKFEFQVSLKPVTKN, encoded by the coding sequence ATGATGCGAAAAGCACTTTTCATAATACTCTGCGTTTGCAGCACTATGCTGCAAGCGCAGAACTGGCAGGACCCAAAGGTTTTTGCCATAAACAGGCTGCCCTCACACACTCTACTGGTTCCATTTCCTGAAAAGCCAAGCAGTATTTCCTACATTTTCAATTCTGAGTTTGTGCAATCCCTGAATGGGGATTGGAAATTTATGCTGATAAACAATCCGTTGAATACTCCCGAAAACTTTTCAAATGTAGAATTTCCCGATAGCGAATGGAGCACCATTCCTGTTCCATCGAACTGGCAAGCCAAGGGGTATGGTACTCCAATTTACTCAAACCAAATACACCCATTCCCAGCTAATCCACCCTTTGTTCCAAACGAAGGAAACGAGACCGGGCTTTACCGCCACACCTTCCGGATCCCTGAGAATTGGAATGGAAGTAGGGTAATAATTCACTTTGCTGGGGTACAATCGGCAATTGACCTATGGATAAATGGCCATTACGTGGGCTACTCACAAGGAAGCATGACCCCCGCCGAGTTCGACATTACACCTTATATTACCGCTGGCCAGAATCTTTTGGCAGCAAGGGTAATCAACTGGTCCGATGGAAGTTACCTGGAAGATCAGGATTTCTGGCGATTAGGCGGAATTTTTCGCGATGTATTTGTTTACGCTCACCCTCAAAATGCACTCTGGGATATTGAGGTTAACACTTCATTCAGTAAAAGCTATACTGAGGCCATCCTTTCAGTTAGCGGGGTACTAACAAATACAACGAGCCAACTACCCAACATCAGCCTTTCACTTTTTGATAGTAATGGTATTGCAGTGTTTGAAAAAACGGTTCAACCCAAAATGAGCAGTGGGATAGCCACTTTTAAAGTTGATGAGATAGTGAAAAACCCACAGCTTTGGAGTGCCGAGACACCTAAACTTTATCAACTTATTGTTGAGATTGAGGGTAGATACTACCAGCAGCTGGTTGGGTTCAGGGATGTTAAAGTAGAAAACGGACAGCTACTAGTTAACGGACAACCAATAAAAATAAAGGGAGTAAACCGTCACGAGTTCGACCCCTACAACGCTCGTACGGTTTCGTATGAGCTCATGGAAAAGGATGTTGTCCTGATGAAACAGAATAACTTCAATGCAGTTCGTACAGCTCACTATCCGCATCACCCATATTTTTATGAGCTATGCGACAGGTATGGGCTCTACGTAATGGACGAGGCCAATGTTGAATCGCACTACCTATGGCAGTACCGTAATCAATCGCCAGTGCTTTACCCCGAATGGAAGGATGCTATTGTTGACCGGGGTGTTAGCATGGTAATGCGTGACCGCAACCATCCATCGGTAATAATATGGTCGCTAGGTAACGAGTCGGGCGACGGACCAAATATGGTTGCCATGGCCGATACCATCAGAAAAATTGATGCTGCAAAAAGGCCTATTCATTATGAAAGCAAAGCTCTTAAACGCCCCCTTAGCTTCGATGGTGTGGGTGCCTTTGAAAAGTTAAGGCGAATGTTATCGGCCTTACAATGGTCAAAAGCCCTTACAGAGTACGACTTTAATGCTGGTATGTACCCCACCCTGGATAGGCTGAAGGAGATGGCTAAACTCGACAAAAAGGAACGCCCTATACTTATATGTGAGTACTCGCACGCCATGGGCAACAGCAATGGCCATTTCAAGGAGTACTGGGACTTATTCGAGAGCCACCCACGAATGGTTGGGGGCTATATATGGGACTGGACTGACCAAGGTCTGATTAAACATACACCTAACGGCAAACCATTCTTCGCCTACGGAGGCGATTTTGGCGACAAACCCAACGATAAGGACTTTTGCCTGAACGGCGTTACTTTTCCCGACCGTTCACTTAAACCTGCCATGGCCGAAATTAAAAAGGTACAACAGTACATCAAATTTACAGGGATTGATTTTGAACGCAAAACCGTTAACCTTAAGAATACATATGCCTTCCTGAACCTAAAAAGCTTTAACCTAACATGGAGCATTTCTGAAGACGGCATTACCGTTCAAAAAGGGGAACTGCCGTTACCCGATGTTAAGCCAAATGGAGAGGGCTCAGTAACAATTCCATACATGCTCCCTCAAATCAACCCAGGCAAACGTTACCATCTTAACCTATCGGTTCAACTGGCAAACGATGAGCCATGGGCTAAAAAGGGCTTTGAGGTGGCAATATACCAATACGAAATGCCCTGGCTGGTTCAAAAACCCACCACTATTGCTGCCACTAGCGGTAATTTGAATGTAACCGAAAATGCAGATACGTGGACTGTTAGTGGCGAGGCTTTTAGCATTGAATTCGACAAAACTACCGGAACAATTTCACAATGGAAATCGAATGGCGAAATGGTTGCCCAGAACGGTCCAAGGGTTAACCTTTGGCGAGCCCCTACAAGTAACGATATTGGCACGGAATTCAACCCCGACCCTCGTTTCTGGTTCCACGGAAAACTTTGGCAAAAGTATGGGTTAGACAACTTGATTATTAAGAAATCGAAGGTTACAATTTCCAGAACCGGCAAGGGAGTTGTAGTGCTAACCCGCCAGACCCTTGAGGGTAATAAATCGAGATTTAATGCTGTGATTACCCATGTTATTAACCCTGACGGAGTTGTAGATATCAACTATAAATTGACCTGTAGCAAAAAATTCAACCTGCCCCGTGTTGGCCTTATGCTTGAGTTGCCTAAAGAGTTCTCGCAGGTTGAGTGGCTTGGCCGAGGGCCTCAGGAAAACTACCGCGACCGCAGCTACGCTGCACATTGGGGATTATACCGCAAAACCATTGATAGTATGGTTACCCCATACATAAAGCCTCAGGAAAACGGTAACCGCTACGATGTGGACAGAGTAAGCATATTAAACCCCAACGGTACAAGCGGGATTGAGGTAACCGGAAAATCGTTCTGCTTTAGCATACACCCCTACTCGTTAGAAACACTCACCAAGGCAACACATACACCCGACCTAGTTGAAAGTCCCGTCAACCATCTTTATATCGACCTGGCGCAAAATGCACTTGGTAGCGAAAGCTTCTTCTACAACTACCTGCAAGAATATGTTTTAAAGGGCAAGAAGTTTGAGTTTCAGGTAAGCCTCAAACCGGTTACCAAAAACTAG